The Halomonas sp. KG2 genome contains a region encoding:
- the plsX gene encoding phosphate acyltransferase PlsX, whose amino-acid sequence MRLAIDVMGGDQGPRAIIEGSARAVVERPDLALTLFGPRQQIDAELSRLPQPLAAATSRLVAVDAPESVSQAATAAWAMRRGNATSMACMLRSLSSGEAVAGVSAGNTGALVALARRELGMLPGISRPAISTAIPARGGRRCYLLDLGANVDSPASRLFDFAMMGAAMAQCMDRIKRPRVALLNVGSEATKGSASVREADRLLRESASDLSFDYLGYAEGGDIFQGDLDVVVCDGFVGNVTLKASEGLTRMLVERVQMAFESRLSGRLASILAKPVLKRLKRELDPVRYNGASLLGLQGIVVKSHGSTQADGFYYAIQRALQEVEHDLPVRIAARWSRS is encoded by the coding sequence GTGCGCCTAGCGATTGATGTAATGGGGGGTGACCAAGGCCCCCGTGCCATTATCGAAGGCTCCGCAAGGGCGGTTGTTGAACGCCCCGACCTAGCATTAACTCTGTTTGGTCCGCGTCAGCAGATTGATGCTGAACTTTCGCGTTTGCCGCAGCCTTTGGCTGCGGCAACGTCACGTTTGGTGGCAGTCGATGCTCCAGAAAGTGTTTCTCAAGCGGCAACTGCTGCCTGGGCAATGCGCCGCGGAAATGCTACCAGCATGGCGTGTATGCTGCGCAGTCTGTCTTCAGGTGAAGCAGTTGCAGGCGTGAGTGCGGGAAATACCGGAGCTTTGGTCGCTTTGGCGAGGCGCGAGCTTGGAATGTTGCCTGGTATCTCAAGGCCGGCAATCAGCACCGCAATCCCCGCGCGTGGAGGGCGACGCTGTTATTTGCTTGATTTAGGGGCAAATGTAGATTCGCCTGCATCCAGGCTGTTTGATTTTGCCATGATGGGTGCCGCCATGGCTCAGTGTATGGATCGCATCAAACGGCCTCGTGTTGCCTTGTTGAATGTGGGGTCTGAAGCCACGAAAGGAAGTGCGAGTGTGCGCGAAGCGGATCGTTTGCTGCGTGAAAGTGCCAGCGATTTAAGCTTTGATTACCTTGGTTATGCCGAGGGTGGGGATATTTTTCAGGGTGATCTTGACGTCGTGGTTTGCGATGGCTTTGTTGGTAATGTCACGTTGAAAGCCAGTGAAGGCTTGACTCGTATGTTGGTGGAACGTGTACAAATGGCGTTTGAATCACGCCTGAGTGGGCGTTTGGCAAGTATACTGGCCAAGCCTGTACTGAAGAGGCTGAAGCGGGAGCTAGACCCTGTACGTTATAATGGGGCCAGCCTCTTGGGGTTGCAGGGTATTGTGGTGAAAAGCCACGGCAGCACCCAAGCGGATGGTTTTTATTATGCTATTCAGCGTGCATTGCAAGAAGTGGAGCATGATTTGCCTGTACGAATTGCAGCACGCTGGTCGCGTTCTTGA
- the acpP gene encoding acyl carrier protein: MSTIEERVKKVVAERLNVKEEDIQNSSSFTEDLGADSLDTVELVMALEEEFDTEIPDEEAEKITTVQEAIDYVNAHQ; the protein is encoded by the coding sequence ATGAGTACTATTGAAGAGCGCGTTAAGAAAGTTGTGGCAGAGCGCCTGAACGTTAAAGAAGAAGATATCCAGAACAGCTCTTCTTTTACTGAAGACCTGGGTGCTGATTCTCTTGACACCGTTGAGCTGGTGATGGCGCTTGAAGAGGAATTTGATACTGAAATTCCTGACGAAGAAGCTGAAAAAATCACCACGGTTCAAGAAGCTATCGACTACGTAAACGCCCATCAGTAA
- a CDS encoding PilZ domain-containing protein yields the protein MTVQKALSLTMPDIPTLLSAYMPFLDRGGIFVPTKALYRLGQQVYLLLTLPGESERLSISGHVVWVSPEGVSGQRMPGIGVHFSQQDYSVRDRIETLLAGQLDKAPPSFTL from the coding sequence ATGACGGTTCAAAAAGCACTTTCTTTGACAATGCCGGATATACCGACGTTACTTTCCGCGTATATGCCTTTTCTAGATAGAGGCGGTATTTTTGTCCCGACTAAAGCGCTTTATCGACTTGGACAGCAGGTTTATCTATTGCTGACCCTGCCAGGAGAGAGTGAACGTCTTTCTATCTCCGGCCATGTTGTTTGGGTTTCTCCTGAGGGCGTGAGTGGACAGCGAATGCCAGGTATTGGGGTGCATTTCAGTCAGCAGGACTACTCAGTACGTGATCGCATTGAAACGTTGTTGGCCGGCCAGTTAGATAAAGCTCCTCCGTCCTTTACGCTTTGA
- the fabD gene encoding ACP S-malonyltransferase, which translates to MSQPLALIFPGQGSQQLGMLRELAERYSVVGTTFEEASDALGYDLWKVVQEGPEEALNATACTQPALLASSVAIWRIWQELEGPRPSVMAGHSLGEYSAMVCAGVMGFAEGVRLVRLRGEAMQEAVPAGEGGMAAILGLDDSAVEAACAQAAEGEVVSAVNYNSPGQVVIAGGKNAVERAIAACQEAGAKRALSLPVSVPSHCALMRPAAERLSDAMQKIELRAPRYAVIQNVDAQAHADIETLRTRLIEQLYQPVRWSSCVEAMVEQGANVFIECGPGKVLTGLNKRIVRSAKGLAVNDPDSLDSALELAREASAGGA; encoded by the coding sequence ATGTCTCAACCCCTTGCCCTCATTTTTCCCGGGCAAGGCTCTCAGCAGCTTGGAATGTTGCGAGAGCTAGCCGAGCGCTACAGTGTGGTGGGAACTACATTTGAGGAAGCGTCAGACGCTCTGGGCTACGATTTGTGGAAAGTCGTCCAGGAAGGTCCAGAAGAAGCGTTGAATGCGACGGCATGCACTCAGCCGGCACTACTTGCCTCCAGCGTAGCTATCTGGCGTATCTGGCAAGAGCTGGAAGGGCCTCGCCCAAGTGTCATGGCCGGCCATAGTCTTGGTGAATATAGTGCTATGGTTTGCGCTGGAGTGATGGGGTTCGCTGAAGGCGTGCGCCTTGTTCGCCTGCGTGGTGAAGCCATGCAGGAAGCTGTCCCTGCAGGAGAAGGGGGTATGGCGGCGATCCTTGGGCTTGACGATAGCGCAGTTGAAGCGGCCTGTGCCCAAGCGGCTGAAGGAGAAGTAGTATCTGCCGTTAATTACAACTCGCCTGGGCAGGTGGTTATCGCAGGTGGCAAAAATGCCGTGGAGCGTGCTATCGCAGCCTGCCAGGAAGCGGGCGCCAAGCGAGCGCTTTCACTGCCGGTGTCAGTGCCTTCCCATTGTGCGTTAATGCGGCCAGCTGCTGAGCGACTTTCCGACGCTATGCAAAAAATTGAGCTGCGTGCCCCTCGTTATGCGGTTATCCAAAACGTCGATGCGCAAGCCCATGCTGATATTGAGACATTGCGTACGCGCCTAATCGAACAGTTGTATCAGCCCGTTCGTTGGTCATCTTGCGTTGAAGCAATGGTCGAGCAAGGTGCTAATGTGTTCATTGAATGTGGGCCTGGTAAAGTGCTTACCGGATTGAATAAGCGCATTGTGCGTAGTGCCAAAGGGTTGGCGGTAAATGATCCTGATAGCTTGGATTCAGCCCTTGAGTTAGCACGTGAGGCGTCGGCGGGTGGTGCGTGA
- the mltG gene encoding endolytic transglycosylase MltG — MVKRFLAAVGVVVVIGFAAVVGGYAYWQQRLSASVTLEEPALYQVPAGAGFNQVVRELESQGFIEDAWAFQLLARVEPERVPRLRVGEYQLTPGMSGLELIALLGSNNVVTYPLTIPEGWTFRQMRELLDSAPKLENQTAELSDDEIMSLLDREDTFPEGWFFPDTYRYHLGMSDVDILRQALSRMEQILAEVWDGRDDDLTIETPYEALIMASLIERETGAPEERREIAGVFKRRMEQGMRLQTDPTVIYGMGERYEGRITRADLREATPYNTYVIDGMPPTPIALPGRASLEAAVNPLPGETLYFVSRGDGTHHFSRTLREHNNAVNRYIRNR; from the coding sequence ATGGTGAAACGGTTTTTAGCTGCCGTAGGTGTCGTGGTCGTGATTGGATTCGCAGCCGTTGTGGGCGGCTATGCATACTGGCAGCAGCGCTTATCGGCATCGGTCACACTTGAGGAGCCCGCGCTTTACCAGGTTCCTGCGGGTGCTGGGTTCAATCAGGTCGTTCGAGAGCTGGAAAGCCAGGGTTTTATTGAAGATGCTTGGGCATTTCAATTATTGGCGCGTGTTGAGCCTGAGCGTGTACCACGCTTACGGGTGGGGGAGTATCAGCTAACCCCAGGCATGAGCGGTCTTGAACTGATTGCCCTATTGGGCAGCAATAACGTTGTCACTTATCCGTTAACGATTCCCGAAGGGTGGACGTTCCGCCAGATGCGCGAGCTGTTGGACAGTGCGCCAAAACTTGAAAATCAGACGGCAGAGTTAAGTGACGACGAAATTATGTCGTTGCTGGATCGAGAGGATACCTTTCCTGAAGGCTGGTTTTTCCCTGATACCTACCGCTACCACCTGGGTATGAGTGACGTTGATATTCTACGTCAGGCACTTTCCCGCATGGAGCAGATTCTAGCAGAAGTCTGGGACGGGCGTGATGATGACCTGACCATTGAGACACCTTATGAAGCACTCATTATGGCATCGCTCATTGAGCGTGAAACAGGCGCGCCGGAAGAGCGTCGGGAGATCGCAGGTGTCTTCAAGCGTCGTATGGAACAGGGAATGCGTTTGCAAACAGATCCCACGGTCATTTATGGCATGGGCGAACGCTATGAAGGGAGGATCACACGTGCTGATTTACGTGAGGCGACTCCCTATAACACCTATGTGATTGATGGCATGCCGCCAACGCCGATTGCCTTACCCGGGCGCGCCTCCCTTGAGGCGGCTGTGAATCCGCTGCCTGGAGAAACGCTTTACTTCGTCTCGCGCGGTGACGGTACCCACCATTTTTCACGTACGTTACGTGAGCACAATAATGCGGTTAATCGCTATATTCGCAATCGCTAA
- the pabC gene encoding aminodeoxychorismate lyase, producing MPMPQVPFDDRGLAYGDGVFETVLLRAGVPVLWDYHYARLRLGCQRLNIPLPSMEQLVATWQSPSNAELEILKLILTRGSGGRGYATPDSSQPRLLSRRMPFVVNADRWHEGVNVRICQLRLGHQPLLAGIKHLNRLENVLARQEWNDPDIAEGLLGDADGWLVEATSMNVFWQQAGVLFTPPLSQCGVAGTLRAALLDHGVVQEAPIALNAIHEVERLWVANSVQGVWPVNKLLSETGVVLKSWPLTGQDRLQAIGHDLLGYSPTSR from the coding sequence ATGCCAATGCCCCAGGTGCCGTTTGACGACCGAGGGCTTGCGTATGGTGACGGAGTATTTGAAACAGTGCTGCTGCGCGCTGGTGTCCCTGTGCTATGGGATTATCATTACGCGCGCTTACGGCTGGGCTGTCAGCGTTTGAATATTCCGTTGCCCTCCATGGAGCAGTTGGTCGCCACCTGGCAATCTCCGTCTAACGCCGAGCTTGAAATACTCAAACTAATCCTAACCCGAGGAAGTGGTGGGAGAGGGTATGCAACGCCGGATAGCTCTCAACCTCGCTTGCTTAGCCGTAGAATGCCTTTTGTGGTAAATGCTGACCGTTGGCATGAGGGAGTTAACGTACGGATTTGTCAGTTGCGTTTGGGGCATCAGCCGCTTTTAGCAGGCATTAAACACCTTAATCGATTGGAAAATGTGCTAGCGCGCCAGGAGTGGAATGATCCCGACATCGCCGAGGGGTTGCTTGGAGATGCTGATGGCTGGCTGGTAGAAGCCACCAGTATGAATGTCTTTTGGCAGCAAGCGGGAGTGCTCTTCACACCGCCATTATCGCAGTGTGGCGTGGCGGGTACGCTGCGAGCCGCATTATTGGATCATGGCGTCGTACAGGAAGCCCCTATTGCGCTGAACGCTATCCATGAAGTTGAGCGTCTTTGGGTGGCTAACTCGGTACAAGGTGTATGGCCAGTGAATAAGCTGTTAAGTGAAACAGGTGTAGTCCTGAAGTCCTGGCCGCTGACAGGCCAAGATAGGCTGCAAGCAATAGGCCATGACTTACTTGGCTATTCGCCGACATCCCGTTAG
- the rpmF gene encoding 50S ribosomal protein L32: MAVQQNRKTRSKRGMRRSHDALSAPTLSQDKETGTTHLRHHVSPDGFYRGRKVVEV, from the coding sequence ATGGCAGTTCAACAGAACCGTAAAACTCGTTCCAAGCGCGGTATGCGTCGTAGCCACGATGCGCTGAGCGCACCGACTCTGTCTCAGGACAAAGAAACCGGTACTACTCACCTGCGTCACCACGTTTCTCCCGACGGTTTCTACCGCGGTCGTAAAGTGGTCGAAGTTTAA
- the tmk gene encoding dTMP kinase translates to MSKRGRFITLEGGEGVGKSTNVAFVETWLQERGIEVVRTREPGGTPRAEAIRGLLLDPSFDEPLHSDAELLLMFAARAQHLAQKIVPALERGAWVICDRFTDATFAYQGGGRGIETGRIAQLEQFVQKGLSPDLTLLLDMSPEAAKERLEGRLRDQQTQRDRFEQEQVTFFEAVRRAYLARAAAAPQRFAIVDAGQALDQVQASLAQALEERVALWQ, encoded by the coding sequence ATGAGCAAGCGCGGACGCTTCATCACCCTTGAGGGTGGTGAGGGAGTCGGAAAATCTACTAACGTGGCGTTTGTAGAGACATGGCTACAAGAGCGCGGGATAGAGGTTGTGCGAACCCGTGAGCCCGGGGGGACGCCACGCGCTGAAGCGATTCGAGGATTGCTGCTTGATCCCTCTTTCGATGAGCCCTTGCACAGCGATGCCGAATTGCTATTAATGTTTGCCGCGCGAGCCCAGCATTTAGCGCAAAAAATAGTGCCAGCCCTTGAACGCGGTGCTTGGGTGATCTGTGATCGTTTTACCGACGCTACCTTTGCTTACCAGGGCGGTGGCCGCGGTATTGAGACAGGTCGGATTGCTCAACTGGAACAGTTCGTGCAAAAAGGTCTCTCCCCAGATCTAACCCTGTTACTAGATATGTCACCCGAGGCTGCGAAAGAGCGTCTTGAAGGGCGTTTAAGAGACCAGCAAACGCAGCGTGATCGCTTTGAGCAAGAGCAAGTAACCTTTTTCGAAGCAGTGCGGCGGGCTTACTTAGCGCGCGCTGCCGCTGCCCCCCAGCGCTTCGCAATTGTTGATGCCGGGCAAGCGCTTGATCAAGTACAGGCGTCTCTAGCTCAAGCGCTAGAAGAGCGAGTGGCGTTATGGCAATAA
- a CDS encoding DNA polymerase III subunit delta', producing the protein MAITGVLPWHQSTWQQLIRLANEGRLPHALLISGAHGVGKQQLAEALIARTLCAQPGELACGHCHSCAMLASGYHPDLMRISPEEGKRQIRIDPIRDVNRFVSQTAQQGGYRVIVISPAEAMNIAAANALLKSLEEPGDKTLFILLSDVPSRTLPTIRSRCQQWPLASVPFEDCQGWLTEKLGSDEAHFWWRVSGGLPLLAVELATPEERALRHQIHDSFEQLVRGAEPVSEAARLDRQAIDAILWYGIAWLEDLIRLGLSGETSVLHNPDLEPLYRQAMKNGRVQDWFRLLDYAREQRRLFAVGANPNPQLVLEAWLVRWSALLRS; encoded by the coding sequence ATGGCAATAACGGGAGTGCTGCCTTGGCATCAGTCTACGTGGCAGCAGTTGATTCGTCTCGCCAATGAGGGGCGGCTGCCGCATGCGCTGTTAATCAGCGGTGCTCACGGAGTTGGCAAGCAGCAGTTGGCGGAAGCGTTGATTGCTCGAACGTTATGCGCACAACCTGGCGAGCTAGCCTGCGGCCACTGTCATAGCTGTGCCATGCTGGCTTCGGGCTACCACCCCGACTTGATGCGCATTTCTCCAGAAGAGGGTAAGCGTCAGATTCGCATTGACCCCATACGTGATGTAAACCGCTTTGTTTCGCAAACCGCGCAGCAGGGAGGTTATCGTGTGATTGTGATCTCCCCCGCGGAAGCAATGAATATTGCAGCGGCAAACGCACTGCTCAAAAGCCTTGAAGAGCCCGGCGATAAAACGCTATTTATTCTGCTGTCAGACGTGCCTTCGAGAACGCTACCCACGATTCGCTCCCGCTGTCAGCAGTGGCCATTAGCCAGTGTCCCCTTTGAGGATTGCCAAGGCTGGTTGACTGAAAAACTTGGCAGCGACGAAGCACATTTTTGGTGGCGAGTGTCGGGTGGTTTGCCGCTGCTTGCTGTGGAGTTGGCAACGCCTGAGGAGCGCGCACTTCGCCATCAAATTCATGATAGTTTCGAGCAGTTAGTGCGTGGTGCTGAGCCTGTTTCAGAGGCTGCTAGGCTTGATCGTCAGGCCATTGATGCCATCTTGTGGTACGGTATTGCTTGGCTTGAAGACTTGATCCGGCTGGGTTTGTCTGGCGAAACCTCGGTGCTGCATAACCCTGATTTAGAGCCGTTATATCGTCAAGCGATGAAGAATGGACGGGTGCAGGATTGGTTCCGATTACTGGATTATGCTCGAGAACAGCGCCGTTTATTCGCAGTCGGCGCTAACCCGAACCCTCAGCTAGTGCTTGAAGCGTGGCTGGTACGCTGGTCGGCGCTGTTACGCTCCTAG
- the fabF gene encoding beta-ketoacyl-ACP synthase II, with protein MARRRVVVTGLGLVTPVGNSVNESWANIVAGKSGIAPIEHFDTSGFNTRFGGSVKNFDISPYLNPKDARKMDLFIQYGMAAGAQAVQDSGLECTEENAERIGVAIGSGIGGLPMIEHNHNALNKGGARRVSPFFVPGSIINMISGNMAIQHGFKGPNIAITTACTTGTHNIGYSARTIAYGDADVMICGGAEMATTPLGLGGFSAARALSTRNEDPQAASRPWDADRDGFVLSDGAGVLVLEEYEHAKARGANIYAELAGFGMSDDAYHMTAPPEDGRGAALSMSNAIKDAGIDPADVHYINAHGTSTAAGDLAESRAIEKVLGSAAQQVAVSSTKSMIGHLLGAAGAVEAVFSILAIRDQIAPPTINLDNPQEGCNLDYVPHAAREMPIEIALSNSFGFGGTNGSLLFKKV; from the coding sequence ATGGCGCGAAGAAGGGTAGTGGTAACTGGGTTAGGCCTGGTGACCCCAGTGGGTAACAGTGTTAATGAGTCGTGGGCAAATATTGTCGCCGGCAAAAGTGGCATAGCGCCGATTGAGCACTTTGATACAAGTGGCTTCAACACGCGTTTTGGAGGATCGGTTAAAAATTTCGATATTAGCCCCTATCTGAATCCTAAAGACGCACGCAAGATGGATTTGTTTATCCAGTACGGCATGGCGGCGGGAGCCCAGGCCGTTCAGGACTCAGGGCTTGAATGTACCGAAGAGAATGCTGAGCGCATTGGGGTGGCTATCGGTTCAGGCATTGGTGGTTTGCCGATGATTGAACATAACCATAATGCGCTGAATAAGGGCGGCGCACGCCGCGTCTCGCCGTTTTTTGTGCCAGGTTCAATCATTAATATGATTTCTGGCAACATGGCGATTCAGCACGGCTTCAAAGGCCCGAATATCGCGATCACTACAGCGTGTACAACGGGTACCCATAATATTGGCTACAGTGCTCGCACGATTGCATACGGCGACGCCGATGTAATGATCTGTGGTGGTGCGGAAATGGCCACTACCCCATTAGGGTTGGGCGGATTTTCGGCCGCGCGAGCGCTCTCTACCCGCAATGAAGACCCTCAGGCGGCGAGTCGTCCATGGGATGCTGATCGTGACGGCTTCGTGCTGTCAGACGGTGCGGGTGTGCTTGTTTTGGAAGAGTACGAGCACGCTAAAGCGCGTGGTGCCAACATCTACGCAGAGCTTGCAGGCTTTGGTATGAGTGATGATGCCTACCATATGACGGCGCCGCCGGAAGATGGGCGTGGTGCTGCACTCTCCATGAGCAATGCCATTAAAGATGCGGGTATTGATCCAGCGGATGTGCATTATATTAACGCGCATGGCACGTCTACCGCAGCGGGTGATTTAGCAGAAAGCCGGGCGATTGAAAAAGTGCTTGGTAGCGCAGCTCAGCAGGTTGCCGTGAGCTCTACCAAATCAATGATTGGCCACCTATTAGGTGCTGCAGGAGCGGTTGAAGCGGTATTTAGTATTCTGGCTATTCGAGACCAGATTGCGCCGCCGACCATTAACCTGGATAACCCACAGGAAGGCTGTAATCTTGATTACGTGCCGCACGCCGCGCGGGAGATGCCCATTGAAATAGCGCTCTCAAACTCGTTTGGGTTCGGTGGTACCAACGGCTCACTGCTGTTTAAAAAGGTATAA
- the fabG gene encoding 3-oxoacyl-ACP reductase FabG — translation MTQERRVALVTGASRGIGRAIAHELGRQGRIVVGTATSESGAEKIDADLKEHGIEGAGMCLNVTDQQSIDQVLKTIGERFGAPTILVNNAGITRDNLLMRMKEDEWDSVMDTNLKSVYRVSKACLRGMTKARFGRIVSISSVVATMGNLGQTNYAAAKAGMEGFSRALAREVASRAITVNAVAPGFIATDMTEALPEAQHEMLLKQIPLSRLGGPEEIAAAVGFLTSDAAGYITGETLHVNGGMNMR, via the coding sequence ATGACTCAAGAACGAAGAGTTGCACTGGTCACTGGTGCTAGCCGAGGTATTGGGCGAGCCATTGCTCATGAGCTTGGGCGTCAAGGACGTATTGTGGTGGGAACTGCCACTAGCGAATCTGGCGCTGAAAAAATTGATGCTGATCTAAAAGAGCATGGTATTGAAGGTGCCGGTATGTGCCTTAATGTTACTGATCAGCAGAGTATTGATCAGGTGCTCAAAACAATTGGCGAACGTTTTGGTGCGCCCACGATTTTGGTCAATAATGCCGGTATTACCCGTGACAATTTGTTAATGCGCATGAAAGAGGATGAGTGGGACTCCGTGATGGATACCAATCTCAAATCTGTTTATCGCGTTAGCAAGGCGTGTCTGCGTGGTATGACAAAGGCACGCTTTGGGCGTATCGTGTCGATAAGTTCGGTAGTGGCAACGATGGGTAACCTAGGCCAAACTAACTACGCCGCCGCCAAAGCGGGAATGGAAGGTTTTAGTCGTGCTTTAGCGCGTGAAGTCGCTTCCCGTGCAATTACGGTTAATGCGGTTGCGCCTGGGTTTATTGCAACGGATATGACTGAAGCGTTGCCTGAAGCGCAGCATGAAATGCTGCTCAAGCAAATTCCTCTTTCGCGTTTAGGCGGGCCTGAGGAAATTGCCGCTGCCGTTGGATTTTTGACAAGTGATGCTGCAGGTTATATCACTGGCGAAACGCTACACGTTAACGGCGGCATGAATATGCGTTGA